A stretch of Buteo buteo chromosome 21, bButBut1.hap1.1, whole genome shotgun sequence DNA encodes these proteins:
- the RFT1 gene encoding man(5)GlcNAc(2)-PP-dolichol translocation protein RFT1 isoform X2, which yields MASRDVLRQTTRLASSSALLQVLFRVVTFGLNAFTLRYLSRELIGVVNVRLTLLYSTVVFLAREAFRRACLSGSTKRNWTKTINLLWLTVPLGVFWSIFLGFVWLHLLEVPDPSVVPYYQAGVVAFGLSAIIELLGEPFWVLAQAHLFVRLKVIAESLSVVSKCILTVILVVLYPQWGLYVFSLAQLLYVSVLVTCYVTYFVMFLGSPEATKKSFPVARMKALLPNLVEDETFVNWKEAWLTWSFFKQSFLKQILTEGERYVMTFLNVLNFGDQGVYDIVNNLGSLVARFIFLPIEESFYVFFAKVLERGKNVKDQKQDDVAMAADVLELLLKLVLLIGLTITVFGYAYSQLALDIYGGSMLSSGTGPDLLRCYSLYVLFLAINGVTECFTFALMCKEEVDRYNFVMLALSFTFLCISYFLTQWHGSIGFILANCFNMGIRIAHSIHYIYDYFKESTYRPLTGLLPSPFLVLVYIISGVITGFSEVFFCCDKGWMARLIHVSVGALCFAATIVTMFCTETKLIHFVRSQFLSRYMKKGT from the exons ATGGCCTCGCGGGACGTGCTCCGCCAGACCACCCGGCTGGCCTCCTCCAGCGCTTTGCTGCAG GTGCTGTTCCGGGTGGTCACCTTCGGGCTGAACGCGTTCACTCTGCGCTACCTCTCCAGAGAGCTGATCGGCGTGGTTAACGtgag GCTAACTCTACTGTATTCAACAGTTGTCTTCCTAGCCAGGGAGGCATTTCGCAGAGCTTGTTTGAGTGGAAGTACAAAACGAAACTGGACCAAAACAATTAATCTGTTGTGGCTGAC AGTCCCGCTTGGTGTTTTTTGGTCTATTTTCTTGGGCTTCGTCTGGCTACACTTGCTTGAAGTACCTGATCCTTCTGTGGTTCCTTATTATCAGGCTGGTGTAGTGGCATTTGGTCTTTCTGCAATTATTGAGCTTCTGGGAGAACCGTTCTGGGTTTTAGCACAAGCTCATTTGTTTGTGAGACTTAAG GTTATTGCTGAAAGCCTTTCAGTAGtgtcaaaatgcattttgacaGTTATTCTAGTAGTCCTTTATCCTCAGTGGGGCCTCTATGTTTTTTCCCTGGCTCAG CTTTTATATGTCAGTGTTCTGGTAACGTGCTATGTAACttattttgtgatgtttttgGGGTCTCCTGAAGCAACAAAGAAGTCATTTCCAGTTGCTAGAATGAAAGCTTTATTACCTAACTTGGTGGAAGATGAG ACCTTTGTTAACTGGAAGGAAGCATGGTTGACTTGGAGTTTCTTCAAACAATCCTTCTTGAAACAGATTTTGACAGAAG GTGAACGATATGTGATGACTTTTTTGAACGTGTTAAATTTTGGAGATCAGG gtgtATATGATATCGTGAATAATCTTGGTTCACTGGTGGCCAGATTTATCTTTTTGCCTATTGAGGAGagtttttatgtcttttttgcTAAAGTGttggaaagagggaagaatgTAAAGGATCAGAAGCAG GATGATGTCGCGATGGCTGCAGATGTGTTAGAATTGCTGTTGAAACTTGTGCTTCTCATTGGCCTTACCATCACGGTTTTTGGCTATGCCTATTCTCAGTTGGCTCTGGATATTTATGGAGGCTCAATGCTCAGTTCTGGAACAG GTCCAGATCTCCTCCGATGTTACTCGTTATATGTCCTATTTCTTGCTATCAATGGAGTAACGGaatgttttacatttgctttgATGTGCAAAGAGGAGGTAGACAG gtACAATTTTGTTATGCTGGCCTTGTCCTTCACATTTCTGTGCATCTCTTATTTCTTGACCCAGTGGCATGGCAGTATAGGCTTTATTCTTGCGAACTGCTTTAACATGGGTATTCGAATAGCTCACAGCATCCACTATATCTATGATTACTTCAAAGAAAGCACTTACAGACCTTTGACAGGCTTGCTCCCCTCACCGTTTTTGGTACTCGTTTATATCATAAGTGGAGTAATCACTGGTTTCTCAGAG GTATTCTTCTGCTGCGATAAGGGTTGGATGGCAAGGCTGATTCACGTCAGCGTGGGGGCTCTGTGCTTTGCAGCAACCATCGTTACTATGTTCTGCACAGAGACCAAGCTGATCCACTTTGTCAGAAGCCAGTTCCTCTCCCGGTATATGAAGAAAGGAACGTGA
- the RFT1 gene encoding man(5)GlcNAc(2)-PP-dolichol translocation protein RFT1 isoform X1, giving the protein MKDFSSSRVPLGVFWSIFLGFVWLHLLEVPDPSVVPYYQAGVVAFGLSAIIELLGEPFWVLAQAHLFVRLKVIAESLSVVSKCILTVILVVLYPQWGLYVFSLAQLLYVSVLVTCYVTYFVMFLGSPEATKKSFPVARMKALLPNLVEDETFVNWKEAWLTWSFFKQSFLKQILTEGERYVMTFLNVLNFGDQGVYDIVNNLGSLVARFIFLPIEESFYVFFAKVLERGKNVKDQKQDDVAMAADVLELLLKLVLLIGLTITVFGYAYSQLALDIYGGSMLSSGTGPDLLRCYSLYVLFLAINGVTECFTFALMCKEEVDRYNFVMLALSFTFLCISYFLTQWHGSIGFILANCFNMGIRIAHSIHYIYDYFKESTYRPLTGLLPSPFLVLVYIISGVITGFSEVFFCCDKGWMARLIHVSVGALCFAATIVTMFCTETKLIHFVRSQFLSRYMKKGT; this is encoded by the exons ATGAAGGATTTCAGCAGTAGTAg AGTCCCGCTTGGTGTTTTTTGGTCTATTTTCTTGGGCTTCGTCTGGCTACACTTGCTTGAAGTACCTGATCCTTCTGTGGTTCCTTATTATCAGGCTGGTGTAGTGGCATTTGGTCTTTCTGCAATTATTGAGCTTCTGGGAGAACCGTTCTGGGTTTTAGCACAAGCTCATTTGTTTGTGAGACTTAAG GTTATTGCTGAAAGCCTTTCAGTAGtgtcaaaatgcattttgacaGTTATTCTAGTAGTCCTTTATCCTCAGTGGGGCCTCTATGTTTTTTCCCTGGCTCAG CTTTTATATGTCAGTGTTCTGGTAACGTGCTATGTAACttattttgtgatgtttttgGGGTCTCCTGAAGCAACAAAGAAGTCATTTCCAGTTGCTAGAATGAAAGCTTTATTACCTAACTTGGTGGAAGATGAG ACCTTTGTTAACTGGAAGGAAGCATGGTTGACTTGGAGTTTCTTCAAACAATCCTTCTTGAAACAGATTTTGACAGAAG GTGAACGATATGTGATGACTTTTTTGAACGTGTTAAATTTTGGAGATCAGG gtgtATATGATATCGTGAATAATCTTGGTTCACTGGTGGCCAGATTTATCTTTTTGCCTATTGAGGAGagtttttatgtcttttttgcTAAAGTGttggaaagagggaagaatgTAAAGGATCAGAAGCAG GATGATGTCGCGATGGCTGCAGATGTGTTAGAATTGCTGTTGAAACTTGTGCTTCTCATTGGCCTTACCATCACGGTTTTTGGCTATGCCTATTCTCAGTTGGCTCTGGATATTTATGGAGGCTCAATGCTCAGTTCTGGAACAG GTCCAGATCTCCTCCGATGTTACTCGTTATATGTCCTATTTCTTGCTATCAATGGAGTAACGGaatgttttacatttgctttgATGTGCAAAGAGGAGGTAGACAG gtACAATTTTGTTATGCTGGCCTTGTCCTTCACATTTCTGTGCATCTCTTATTTCTTGACCCAGTGGCATGGCAGTATAGGCTTTATTCTTGCGAACTGCTTTAACATGGGTATTCGAATAGCTCACAGCATCCACTATATCTATGATTACTTCAAAGAAAGCACTTACAGACCTTTGACAGGCTTGCTCCCCTCACCGTTTTTGGTACTCGTTTATATCATAAGTGGAGTAATCACTGGTTTCTCAGAG GTATTCTTCTGCTGCGATAAGGGTTGGATGGCAAGGCTGATTCACGTCAGCGTGGGGGCTCTGTGCTTTGCAGCAACCATCGTTACTATGTTCTGCACAGAGACCAAGCTGATCCACTTTGTCAGAAGCCAGTTCCTCTCCCGGTATATGAAGAAAGGAACGTGA